TCATGCGGTCCAGGTCGATGAAGCCAGTCGGCACCCCGGTGATGTCGTTGGGGTTGTCGGCCATCTCCTGCACCCGGTCCATCAGATTGACGACGAGCGAATCGAGCGACTGAAAACCCTGCTTGAGGCGCGAGCCTTCTTCACCGATGTGGAAGATTTTTTGTTCGGCCTCGTCCAAAATGGTGGCCACCGGCCGGCCCTTGGGGTTGTAGGCGCTGCCGGCGATGTCGTCGCTGGCGCCGATGAGTTTGCGCAAAATCGCGCGCTCGCGCACGATTTCGGCGTAGCGGCGGATGTTGCCGGCGCTGGGCACAAACTGCGCCAGCGAATTCAGGTAGGCGAGCCCCCCGACCTCGTCGGCGCGCCCTTGGCCGCTCAGGTGCTCGAAAACGGTGATGACGTCGGCCGGCTTGCCGGCGTTGATCAGCGATGCGATGGCCGCGAAAATGAGCTGGTGTTCGCGCCGGTAGCAGTCGGATTCGACCATCAGGTCGGCGACCCGGTCCCAGGCGCTGTTGTCGAGCAGCAGCCCACCGAGCACGCTGGATTCGGATTCGATCGAGTGCGGCGGCACGCGCAGTTGCGCCACTTGGGGGTCCGGATAAGCCTCCGGGGGCAGATCGTCGAGAGCAAACAAAGCAGACATGGGGCAGAGTACCTTTCAGGGTCTGCGATCTTAACCAGCGCGGCGCGGCGTCTGGGTTTTTGCGTCTGGGTTTTAAGTCAGCCCGGTATCGACCTCGCGCCGCGCTTGCAGCAGGTACTCGCGCGACTGCATTTCGTTCAGGCGCGAGACGGTGCGCGGAAACTCGTGCGCCAGCGGGCCCTCGGTGTAGAGCTGCTCGGGCTGCACGGCCGCCGAGACGATGAGCTTGACGCGCCGGTCATAGAGCACATCGACCAGCCAGGTGAAGCGCCGCGCCTGCGAGGCCATGTTCACCGGCAGGTGCGGCACGTGACTGAGCAACACGGTGTGGAACTGGTTGGCGAGTTCGAGGTAGTCGTTTTGTGAGCGCGGGCCGCCGCACAGGGTGCGAAAGTCGAACCACACCACACCACCGGCGCGCCGGATGGCGCGGATGGTGCGCGCTTCGATCTGCAGCACCGGCTCTTGGTCGTGTGCTTCGGCCAAGCGCTCAAAGGCCGCTTCCATCTGCACCTCGACCTCGGGGCCCAGCGGCCACAGATACAGCGGCAGCTGCTCGAGCGTGCGCTGGCGGTAGTCGATGCCGTGATCGACGTTGAGCACGTCCATGCTGCGCTTGAGCCCTTCGATGGCCGGCAGGATGCGGTCGCGGTGCAGGCCGTCGGGGTACAGGCCGTCGGGGTGGAAGTTGCTGGTGGTGACGATGCCGATGCCGTATTTGTGCATGGCGTCGAGCACGCGGTGCAAGATCATGGCGTCGGTGACGTCGGCGACGTGGAACTCGTCGAAGCACACCAGCCGGTAGCGCACCGCCATGCGCCGCCCGAGCTCGTCGAGCGGGTTCACGGTGCCCTGCAGCTCGGCCAGTTGGCGGTGCACCTCGCGCATGAACTCGTGAAA
This sequence is a window from Serpentinimonas maccroryi. Protein-coding genes within it:
- the zapE gene encoding cell division protein ZapE, producing the protein MPEPSAMSGLTDPAAEAGSASSLDAPVATPAERTAAQQARSAAQAAAAPASAWGPVRALYEAELRQRGYQSDPAQLRAVEALERCAAEWTHFKQRRSNALKKFINRLPIPRGVYLYGGVGRGKSFLMDCFYNAVPLRRKTRLHFHEFMREVHRQLAELQGTVNPLDELGRRMAVRYRLVCFDEFHVADVTDAMILHRVLDAMHKYGIGIVTTSNFHPDGLYPDGLHRDRILPAIEGLKRSMDVLNVDHGIDYRQRTLEQLPLYLWPLGPEVEVQMEAAFERLAEAHDQEPVLQIEARTIRAIRRAGGVVWFDFRTLCGGPRSQNDYLELANQFHTVLLSHVPHLPVNMASQARRFTWLVDVLYDRRVKLIVSAAVQPEQLYTEGPLAHEFPRTVSRLNEMQSREYLLQARREVDTGLT